One genomic segment of Chitinophaga parva includes these proteins:
- a CDS encoding HPF/RaiA family ribosome-associated protein, with protein MNVQIQTVHFDADSKLIDHVTKKIQKLDTFYDRIVSVEVYLKLDNIAHQIKDKIAEIKVHIPQHDFFVKHESKSFEESFSLAFDSLVNQLKRTKERKFQLKS; from the coding sequence ATGAACGTTCAGATTCAAACAGTGCATTTCGATGCAGATTCCAAACTGATTGATCATGTGACTAAAAAGATCCAGAAGCTGGACACGTTTTATGACCGCATTGTCAGTGTGGAGGTTTACCTAAAATTGGATAATATAGCGCACCAGATTAAAGACAAGATTGCCGAGATCAAAGTGCATATTCCACAACATGATTTCTTTGTAAAGCACGAGAGCAAATCCTTTGAAGAGTCCTTCTCCCTCGCATTCGATTCCCTTGTTAATCAGCTCAAACGTACCAAGGAGCGGAAATTTCAATTAAAATCTTAA